In Corvus moneduloides isolate bCorMon1 chromosome 3, bCorMon1.pri, whole genome shotgun sequence, one DNA window encodes the following:
- the LOC116442265 gene encoding protein LYRIC-like encodes MRAHLVLRYMAALVIITAMVLDNDMFRSAAPGVPLPPPPHGAPALRHEAPVSTDVSAPPGPPASPAPAGRSPPAPLRSRAVPLRAAAASAAPAPTSGAERAEHPRRGQRRGRRGHAGPAARLALGAGELPGRLLALLWPALVLAAAAAALLVLRGLRDRGAAPGPPRRRAAGEAQEEEEEEEEAEEEEGGPAGAGGRAAGALPARQPEEQRRTAQVPVNGHLITSVNIREKKLLKPKKKRKTQCSDKEVPKDPLSVEKDKLQEEEGVWQTKISSREKRHLRKERLKQKDPSRACQGSSAVEPAFNWDEKGAVWPLTEDTSGGGKGAFFARVECGTMLKGSGALREESAPSRSEDDVFSNVGTWDIADVKSCPVTFGTLSDLSRDLDNVKSKSSEDSPSRCCCHGSSTFLPADDAWQGQGDPSVIDLDSDWKAPTEEWGNWTGDEEHQKRDEKKDLPKDKAGIRFCLSGLESKTQWKKKKMEVKEARGGAGLRHPQQGLQTRMEEGPRDLISTKHSSDAVVASFKKSLDIANNSPNNGVPGKKERRKRKKMKKET; translated from the exons ATGAGAGCGCATCTCGTGCTGCGTTACATGGCAGCGCTTGTCATCATCACAGCGATGGTGCTCGATAACGACATGTTT CGATCGGCCGCGCCCGGGGTCCCACTCCCGCCCCCCCCGCACGGCGCACCCGCCCTTCGCCACGAGGCTCCCGTAAGCACCGACGTGTCCGcgccccccgggccccccgcatcccccgccccggccggccGGTCcccccccgcgccgctccgcAGCCGCGCTGTGCCGctccgggcggcggcggcgagcgCGGCTCCGGCACCAACTTCGGGAGCGGAGCGAGCGGAGCATCCCCgccgggggcagcggcggggccggcgcggccATGCTGGGCCGGCGGCGCGGCTGGCGCTGGGCGCGGGGGAGCTGCCGGGGCGGCTGCTGGCGCTGCTCTGGCCGGCGCTGGTGCTGgcggccgccgcggccgcgctgCTCGTCctgcgggggctgcgggaccGAGGGGCCgcgccgggacccccccgccgccgcgccgccggggaggcgcaggaggaggaggaggaggaggaagaggcggaggaggaggagggtggccCCGCGGGGGCCGGCGGCCGGGCGGCCGGGGCGCTGCCGGCGCGGCAGCCGGAGGAACAAAGGCGCACGGCGCAG GTTCCAGTGAATGGCCATCTTATCACATCAGTCAACATCAGAGAGAAAAAGCTCCTCAAG CCtaagaagaagaggaaaacccAGTGCTCGGACAAGGAAGTGCCAAAAGATCCgctttctgtggaaaaagaCAAACTGCAAGAGGAGGAAG GAGTTTGGCAGACCAAGATCAGCAGCCGCGAAAAGAGACACTtaaggaaggaaaggctgaaacAAAAAG ATCCCAGCAGAGCATGCCAGGGTAGCTCGGCGGTTGAGCCAGCCTTCAACTGGGATGAGAAGGGAGCGGTGTGGCCACTCACAGAGGACACCAGTGGTGGTGGAAAAGGTGCTTTCTTTGCCAGGGTGGAGTGTGGGACCATGCTGAAAGGCTCAGGAGCCCTACGGGAAGAATCAGCACCCTCCAGGTCAGAAGACGATGTTTTCTCCAACGTAG gAACATGGGATATTGCAGATGTAAAATCCTGTCCTGTGACCTTTGGGACATTGTCAGATCTCTCCAGGGATTTAG ATAACGTGAAGAGTAAATCATCTGAGGACAGTCCTTCCAGATGCTGTTGCCATGGCAGCTCAActttcctcccagcagatgATGCGTGGCAGGGACAGG GTGACCCTTCAGTGATTGATCTGGACTCTGACTGGAAGGCTCCCACGGAAGAGTGGGGAAACTGGACTGGAGATGAGGAGCATCAGAAGAGGGATGAGAAGAAG GATTTGCCAAAAGACAAAGCAGGCATCCGTTTCTGCCTTTCTGGGCTCGAAAGCAAAACACagtggaagaagaagaaaatggaagtgaAGGAAGCAAGGGGTGGAGCTGGACTGAGGCAT CCCCAGCAAGGTTTGCAAACAAGAATGGAAGAAGGCCCAAGGGACTTGATATCTACAAAACATAGCAGTGATGCAGTTGTTGCTTCCTTCAAAAAATCCTTGGACATTGCTAATAATTCACCCAATAATG GTGtacctggaaaaaaggagaggaggaagaggaagaaaatgaagaaagagaCTTGA